The Sphingosinicella flava genome includes the window CAGCGCGCCGGTATTGCCCCCCGACACGGCGGCGTCGGCACGGCCGTCCTTCACGGCGGCGACCGCCTGGCCCATGGAAGTGGTCTTGGCGCGGCGGATCGCCTGGCTCGGCTTCTCGGTGCCGGCGATCACATCGTCGCAATGGACGACTTCGCAAACCGACGCGAGCTCAGGGTGCGCGGCGAGCTCGGCGCGAATCGCGCCTTCATCGCCGAACAGCAGGAAGCGCAGATCGTCGCGGCGCTGAAAGGCGAGAGCCGCGCCCGCCACCAGAACCGCCGGCCCGACATCGCCACCCATCGCATCGAGGGCGATTCGCGGCGAACTGCCCATGCGGTTAATCCCTGCCCTTAGGCTTCGACAGGAAGGACTTCGCGTCCGTTATAATGGCCGCAGGCCGTGCACAGATTGTGCGGACGGTAAAGCTCGCCGCAATTCGGGCATTCCTGGAACGCTTCGACGCGCAGCGCGTCGTGGCTGCGGCGCATGTTGCGCTTCGAAGGCGAAGTTTTTCTCTTAGGGACGGCCATGCTGGCACCTGTTCGTTTCTGATTCGTGTTGATGCGGGCGAAGCGGGAGGCCAATGGTCACGGCCTGTTCGGGCCACGGCCTGGCGGCCCTCTGCTCGCTCTTGAGCGTTGCGGCCTATACCGATTTTCCCCGCTGTTGCAAGCGCCGCCTCTTCGTGCGAGCAGACGGCGGTACCATGGGGGAACCAGCATCATGATCCTGCCGATCACACTCACTATCGCGGGCGCCGCGGCCCTCCTCAATTTCTGGCTGTCGTGGCGCGTCGGCCAGATGCGGCGGCACCACAAGGTGCTGATCGGCGACGGCGGCGCCCAGGCGCTCACCGCCCGCATGCGCGCGCAGGCCAATTTCGTCGAATATGCGCCTTTCTACCTCATCCTCCTCGGCCTCGTGGAAATGGGCGCGGGATCGGCGACCTGGCTCTGGATCGTCTCCATTCTCTTCATCCTCGGCCGCATCCTCCACGCCTTCGGCATGGACAAAGGCACGCTCAACCGGCTGCGCATCGGGGGCATGATCCTCACCATGCTGCCGCTCCTCGCGCTCGCCATCTACGCCATCACCCTGGCTTATGCGCAGCCTGTGGGCGGCGAAATGCGGCTGGTGCCGAGTGGCGATCAGGCCCTGCCGTCGAGCGCGGGCGGCACGAAGCTCAACTGAGCGAGGCGCCAGCCGCGCTCCGGCTCGGCGGGCCAGGCGCCCTTCAGGTCGAGCGGCGCGTCCGCCGCCGCGCAGACCACTTGCGCATGGATGAAGCGGCCGGTTTCGCGCAGGCGGATATCCGCATCCGGATAATGGCGCCTCAGCAAGCCGATCAGCGCCTGCGCATCTTCCGCCAGCTCATCGCTGTCGAGCGCGCGCGGGGCGCCGTCGGCGAGTTCGGCGGTGGCGATGCGGAGCGCGTTCACGCCGTCGCGCAGGATGCTCAACGCGATGAGCATCGCCGCCGCCGCGTCCGCCCACCACAGGCCCAGCCCCAGGCCGACCACGCCGCCGACGCCCGCGACCCCCGTCATCCAATCCGCCTTCTGCATCAGCGAATCGGTATGCAGCACCTTGTCCTGCAAGCGCCGGGCGACGGGCAGCTTCATGTGGCCGAGGATGACCGGCGGCACGACCGAATAGAGGAGCGCCGCGACCATCAGCCAGCCCGACCAGAAGGTCGCGCCGAACAGCGTGACCGGCGGGATGGTCGCATGTTCCGCCTTGAGCAGGGTCATCCCCGATTCGAAGAGGAGCATGGCGCCGACCGCGGCGAGGGCGACGGCGGAAATGAGGAAGGCGATGCTGTTGGCGCGCTGAAAACCGAAGGGGAAGAGCCGGGTCGGCGGGCGATGTTCGATCCGGACCGCGACCAGGAAGACGATGGCGGGGACCATGCTCAGCATGTCCTCGATCCAGGCGGTGCGCATCGCCTGGCTCGCCCCGGCGGTGAGGCCCATGACGGCGACGATCGAGGCGAGCCAGGCGAGCGTCCACCATTCGAGGCGGATGGCGCGGCGCAGGTCGGGCTCGATTTCCGGCGGAATGCGCAGGCTCATGAAGCGGCCCCGCGCATCGCCTTCGCCTCGTGGTGGAGGAGAGCGATCCAGGCATTTTCGCCATTGCGGGCGGCGGGCACCAGCAGGACGTTGCCATAGGGCGTCCCCCGTTCGGCAAGCGCAGGAAGGAAGCTGACGTGGAGGCCCCAGGGCGAGCCCGCGCCGAATTCGCCGACGACGAGGTCGAGATCACCGGCGTCGAGGCGGGCGAGGAGATGTTCGGCGCTGCCGCCTTCGACCTGCGCCCGCGCGCCCGTGCGGCCCGCCACGCGCCGGATATAATGGCGGGCGCCGGACGGATCGGCGAGCCCGGCGACGATCCCGGCGCGCAACAGATGGGCTTCCCGCACCCGGTCCAGCGTTCCGTCCGGATCGCGCGGCAGGGAATCGCAGCCGGCGAGCAGGAGGAAAGCGACAAGGGCCGATACGCGAATCATTCCGGTGCCCAAACGCTCGCCGGGACGGGCGCGTTCCGGATGCGGCTTGCGCCGTCCGCCCGGTTGTTGCACCTCTCCCACCCTATCTTGATTCCGCGCCGGGCGCGGACGGTTCCATGGGGGGTCTCTCAAAATGCTGAAGCGCGCCGCGGCTTTGTCGCTCTTTCTCCTGTCCACAACCGCGATGGCGGCCGACGACAAGCCGAAATGGGACGTGATGAAGCCGCCGCTCAAGACGCGGGCCGTGAAGGTCGACACGACCGAAGGCACGTGGATGAACGTCGACGTCAGCCCCGACGGCAGGACCATCGCCTTCGACTTGCTGGGCGACATCTACACCATGCCGGTGACGGGCGGGAAGGCGACGCGGATCGCGGAAGGCATCGCGTTCGAGGTGCAGCCGCGCTTTTCGCCCGACGGCAAGCAGATCGCCTTCACCTCCGACCGGGGCGGCGGCGACAATATCTGGATCATGAACGCGGACGGATCGGGCAAGCGGGCGCTGACGTCCGAGAAATTCACCCTGCTCAACAATCCGAGCTGGAGCCCGGACGGCAAATATATCGCCGCGAGGAAGCACTTCACGACGCAGCGTTCGGCCGGCACCGGCGAGGTCTGGCTCTATCATGTCGGCGGCGGCGAAGGCGTCGCGCTGGTCGAGCGGCCCAACCCGCAATTCCAGAAGGAATTGGGCGAGCCGACCTTCGCGCCGAAGGGCGACGTCATCTATTTCACCCGCAACGTGACGCCGGGGAACGTTTTCGAATATGCGCAAAATTCGAACGGCGACCTGTTCAACATCGAGCGTTACGAGCTCAAGACGGGCGAGCGGTCGACGGCGGCTTCCGGCTTCGGCGGATCGGTGCGCCCCGCCCCGTCGCCCGACGGCCGCTACCTCGCCTTCGTGCGGCGGGAGCGCGCCAAATCGAAGCTGTACGTCAAGGATCTGAAATCGGGCGAGGAGCGCAAGATCTACGACGCGCTCGACCAGGACATGCAGGAAACCTGGGGCGTCATGGGCCTGTATCCCAACATGGACTGGACGCCGGACAGCCGCTCCATCGTCTTTTGGGCGGGCGGCAAGATCCGCCGCGTCGACGCCGACGGATCGAACGCCGCCGAAATCCCGTTCCAGGTGAGCGACACGCGCGACGTGGTCGATCCGGTGCGGCCGGTGGTGGACGTGGCGCCGGACAGCTTCACGACGAAGATGCCGCGCTTCGCGTCGGTGTCGCCGGACGGATCGAAGGTGGTCTTCGAAAGCCTGGGGCGCCTTTACGTCAAGGATATGGCGGGTGGCGCGCCGCGCCTGCTGACTGGCGCGGACGGCGACTTCCAGCTGTTCCCGGCCTGGTCGCGCGACGGCGGGCGCATCGCCTTCGTCAGCTGGAACGACGGGAGGCTCGGCGAAATCCGCACGGTGGCGGCGGACGGATCGGACATGCGGACGGTGACCGACACGCCGGGCCATTACCGCCGCCCGGCTTTCTCGCCCGACGGCCGGACCATCGTGTTCGAGCGTACCGGCTCGGGCGGGCTGACCGCCGAAAGCTGGTCCGAAGACAACGGCATCTTCAAGGTCGCGGCATCGGGCGGCGCGCCGGTGCTGGTGACCCGCGACGGCGGCAATCCGCATTTCGGCGCATCAAGCGACCGCCTGTTCCTCGAACGGCGCGGCGACCAGAAACTGCGGCTCGTCAGCGTCGACATGAACGGCAAGGACGAGCGGGTCCACGCGCAGGGCGCCATGGCGACCGGCTATGAAGTCGCGCCGACCGGCGACGCCATCGCCTTCCGCGAGAATTACAGCGTGTTCGTGACGCCGTTCTGGGGCGGCGCGAAGACGATCGACGTCGGCGCCAAGGGCACGCAATTGCCCGTCACCAAGGCGAGCGGCGACGGCGGCCAGTATCTGCGCTGGGCGAACGGCCGCTCCCTCACCTGGAGCCTGGGGCCGACGCTCTACACAGCGGATGCGGGCGCGCTGATCGGCACCGGCGGCGACGCGCCCAAATATGCGGCGCCCAAGACGGGCGTGTCGCTCGCCCTGCCGGCGCGGGCGGACAAGCCGCAGGGGCTGGTCGCGCTGACCGGCGCGAAGATCGTCACCATGGCGGATGCGGCCGGCGGCATCGTCGAGGACGGCGTGATCCTGATCGACGGCAACAGGATCAAGGCGGTCGGGCCGCGCGGATCGGTCGCTATTCCGGACGGCGCCAAAGTTGTGGACGTCGCGGGCAAGACGATCATCCCCGGCCTGATCGACGCCCATGCCCACGGGCCGCAGGGCGAGGACGATTTGATCCCGCAGCAGAATTGGGAGGAGATGGCGCACCTCGCCTTCGGCGTCACCACCATCCACGATCCGTCGAGCACGGCGAGCGAGATTTTCCCGGCGGGCGAGATGCAACGGGCGGGGCTGATCCTCGCGCCGCGCATCTTTTCGTCCGGCGAGATCGTCTACGGCGCGAAGCTGCCGGGGCGCTACGCCGTCATCGACAGCTACGACGATGCGCTCGCCCACGTCCGCCGCCTGAAAGCCGAAGGCGCGCACAGCATCAAGAATTACAACCAGCCGCGCCGCGACCAGCGCCAGCAGGTCGTCGCCGCCGCGCAGAAAGAAGGCATCGCCGTGGTGCCGGAGGGCGGCTCGCTGTTCAACATGGACATGGCGCTGATCGCGGACGGCAACACGACGCTGGAGCACAACATTCCGCAATCGATGCTCTACAAGGACGTGCTGGAATTTTACGGCGCGACCAAGGTCGCCTACACGCCGACGCTCGGCGTCACCTATGGCGGGCCCGGCGCGGAGCCTTATTGGATCGCGCGTGACGAGGTGTGGAAGCATCCCCTGCTCACCGCCCACGCGCCCGCCAGCCAGCTCCAGCCCGAGCTCGTCCGGGTGACGAAGGCGCCGGAAGAGGATTATGCCGACAAGGTGAGCGCGGCGACCGCGAAGCTGCTTGCCGAACATGGCGTGACGGTGAGCGCCGGAGGGCACGGCCAGCAGCAGGGCCTCGCCCTCCATTGGGACATGTGGTCGTTCGGCCGCGGCGGATGGGCGCCGATCGACGCGCTGAAGACCGCGACGATCAACCCGGCGCGGGCGCTCGGCTTCAAGGATATCGGATCGCTGGAGCCCGGCAAGCTCGCCGATCTCGTGGTCCTCGACGCCGATCCGACGGCGGACATCCGCAACACCGACAAGATCGCTAAGGTGATGCTGAACGGCCGCCTGTACGACGCGATGACGCTGAACGAGGAAGTGACGGGCGAGCGGAAGCGCCAGCCTTATTATTGGGAGAAGTGAGGCGATGAGCCCCTCCCATCAAGGGGGAGGGGCTTAGCGGCGCGCTTGCTAACGGTTCGGTAACCCTTCAGGTTCATGAAGGCACGCGAACGACAAGGGGGGATTGCCGTGTTGACCCTGCGCAATGCCGAAGACCGCGCCTATCGTGCCGCCATCGTCAGCGGCGCATGCCTGGACGATGCCCGCGCCGTGGAGCGGCGCTGCGATATCGTCAGCCGCGCCACATTGCTGTTTCGCGGCCAGAAGATACCGGCGGAGGTGCACAACATCTCTTCGCGCGGCACGATGATCACCTGCCCGATCATTCCGCGCCTGGGCGAGACCGTGATCGTCCAGTTCGACCGCTGCACGCCGATCCATGCCTTCGTCCGCTGGATAAAGGACGGGCAAATCGGCCTGCGCTTCGGGCACGAGATCATTCTCGCCTGAAAACCGGCGGATAGACGTCCGGCAGGGTGGCTTCCGCCCGCAATTTCTGTCACTGACCGCGCCACGACAAGAGGTGAGACGTGACGCGCATCGACGACATTCCCGGATTAATCGACGACCTTTGCACCATCGCGGACCGGTCCACCGCCTGCCTCCGCACCGCGCTTGCCCGCTATCTTAAGACCGGCGAGAAACCCGATCCGGCGGAACGTGCCAAGGGCTTGTTCGCTTATCCCGAACTGCGCATCGATCACCGGCAGGAACGCGCCGCGCCCTTCCCGCCCCGCGCCTTCGGGCGGTTGAACCAGCCCGGCCGCTACGCGATCAGCGTCGCGCGGCCGCACCTTTACCGCGCCTATCTGGAAGAACAGCTCGGCTATCTCGTCGCCGATTATCAGGTCGAGATTTCGGTGGGGCCGTCCCCGAGCGAAATTCCCTATCCTTACGTGCTGGACGGGTCGGACGATCTGCGCCTCGACAGCGTGCACACGGCCGAGCTCGGCCGCTGGTTCCCGACCACCGAGCTTTCGCATATCGGCGACGAGATCGCGGACGGCATCTGGATCCAGGCGCCGGACGCGCCGCGCCCCTTGTCGCTGTTCGACGGCCCGCGCGTCGACTTCAGCCTGGCGCGGCTGCGCCACTATACCGGCACGCCCGCCGAGCATACGCAGCGCTACATCCTGTTCACCAACTATGTCCGCTACGTCGACGAATTCGTCCGCTGGGCGGTGGAGGAATTGGGCCGCGAAGGGAGCCCCTATAGCGCCTTGTCGGCGCCGGGCGGCGTCTATGTGACGAAGGATACGCCGGATGCCGAGGCGCTGGTCGCGAACGGCAATTGGCGCAAGCACCAGATGCCGGCCTATCATTTGATCGCGAAGGAGGGGCTGGGCGTCACGCTCGTCAATATCGGCGTCGGACCGTCCAACGCGAAGACGATCTGCGATCACCTCGCCGTGCTGCGGCCTGAAGCGTGGCTGATGATCGGCCATTGCGGCGGCCTCCGCCCCAGCCAGACGATCGGCGACTATGTCCTCGCCCACGCCTATCTGCGCGACGATCATGTGCTGGACGACGTGCTGCCGGTCGAAGTGCCGATCCCGGCTATCGCCGAAGTGCAGCAGGCGATGTTCAACGCCGCCTTGCGCGTGACGGGGGAGGATGCGGCGGATTTGAAGCGCCGCCTGCGCACCGGGACGGTGGTGACGACCGACGACCGCAATTGGGAATTGCGCTTCGCCCAATCCTCGCTGCGCTTCAACCAGAGCCGCGCGGTCGCGATCGACATGGAATCGGCGACGGTCGCGGCGCAGGGCTATCGCTTCCGCGTGCCTTATGGGACGCTCCTCTGCGTGTCAGACAAGCCGCTGCACGGCGAGATCAAGCTGCCCGGACAGGCGAACAGTTTTTACGAACGCGCGATCAGCCAGCATCTGCGGATCGGGATCGAGACCCTGTCGATCCTGCGCGAGGAAGGCGACACGCTGCACAGCCGCAAGCTCAGGAGCTTCGACGAGCCGCCGTTTCGCTAAAGCCTCTCTCCCCTTGCGGGAGAGGATTAGGGAGAGGGGTATGGCTGAAGCCGCTCGATGCGGCTGAAGGTATCTTCAGGCTCGCTTCGCTCACACCCCTCTCTCCAACCTCTCTCCCGCAAGGGGAGAGAGGCTATTTGTCCAACCGCTTCACGAGCGCGACGAAGGCGTAGATGAGCGGGGGCACGAGGATCGCCGAGAGGACGACCTTGGCGAGCAATTGGCCCGGCAGGATCAGTTCGACCGGCGCGACGCCGTAAAAGGCGATGAAGATGAAGATCACGGTGTCGACCGCCTGGCTCAGCACGCCCGCGACGAGGCCGCGCAGCCAGAGGAGGCCGCCTTCGGCGCGCTTCATCTTGGTAAAGATGAAGACGTTCAGGATCTGCGAGGTGCCGTAGGCGATCATGCCGCCGAGCATCAGCCGCGCCGACTGGTTGAGGATGAGGTCGAAGGCGACCCGGCGCTCTTCCTCCCAGAAAGCGGCGGGCGGCAGCGCGAGGACGAGGCGAATGAGGATCATCGACGTGATGAGCGGAATGAAGCCGTAGAGGACGAGCTTGTTCGCCGTCTCCCGCCCCTTGGTCTCGGCGATCGCGCTCGACGTTACGACGAGGAGCAGGAAGGCGAAGATGCCCGCTTCCACCGCGAGCGGCCCCAGGGCGACCAGCTTGTTGCCGAGAACGCCCGCGATGCAGGTCATGCCCCCGTAAAAGATGGAGAGGATGAAGAGGGAGCGGGAGATGCCGGATTGGCCGGACGTGGTGGCAGTGGTCATTGCACTTCCTAAACAGGATGGGCCGGATGTGGCAATGGCGTGGCGAGCCCCTCCCCCTTGATGGGGTAGGGATGGGGTGGGGGTGATGCGTCCGGAAGGAACGAGTTCTACGTCGTAGATCACCCCCACCCAACCTCCCCCATCAAGGGGGAGGGGTTTATAGCGTAAAAAGTCTTTCCATTCGTGCGTGTTCGCGCCATGGGAGAACCTTCGTCCCAATTGCCGACCTTCACCCGAAAGCTGCTGCCACAAGTGTTTGAAACCAAACTGGACGTGCTGGCGATCGGCGACGCCGTGGTGGACGTCATCGCCAATGCCGAGGATGATTTTCTTGAGCGGGAAGGCCTGGTCAAGGGATCGATGTGCGTCCTGACGCCCGAGGAAGCCGAGCGGCTCTATGCCCATATGGGCCCGGCGCGCGAGACGAGCGGCGGATCGGCGGCGAACACGATGGCGGGGATCGCCGCCATGGGCGGACGCGCCGGGTTCGTCGGGCTGGTGGCGAAGGATCAATTGGGCGACGTCTTTAGGCACGACATTCGCGCCCAGGGCGTGGAATTCGCGACTCCGGCGTGCGCCGACGGCGTGCCGACCGGGCGCTGCCTGATCCTCGTCACGCCCGATGCGCAGCGGACGATGAACACCTTCCCTGGCGCCGCCCACTGCCTGACCCACGACGTGCTGGATCACGACCAGATCCGGTCGGCGGCGATCCTCTATCTCGAAGCCTATTTGTGGCGCGCCGAGGGGCCGCGCGCGGCGATGAAGCGGGCGATGCAGGTGGCGAGAGACGCGGGCCGGAAAGTCGCCTTCACTTTGTCCGACATCGCACTCATCGCTCTCCACCGCGCAGAGTTTCGGGAGATTATCGACGGCGGCATGATCGACATGCTGTTCGCGAATGAGGAGGAATTGAAGGCTTTGGCCGCCCTTCCCGGTCTCGACGCCGCCATCGCCGCCATCGCGCCGAAGGTCGCCTGCCTCGTCGTCACCTGCGGCGCGAAGGGCGCGCGGGCGGTGGCGGGCGGCGAGAGTGTTTCGGTTCCTGCCGTGTGGATCGACAAAGTGGTCGACACGACCGGCGCGGGCGACCTGTTCGCCGCCGGGTTCCTGATCGGCCAGGCGCGCGGGCGGTCGCTGGAAGACAGCCTGAAGATCGGCGCGCTCGCCGCGTCGGAAGTCATTTCCCATTATGGCGCGCGTCCCGAAGCGGACCTTCAAGAATTGATCGCCAGCATATGAAGATGAAGCGCCTCGCCGTCTATTGCGGGTCGAGCATGGGCGCGGACCCGCGCTTCGCCGATCTCGCGCGGGAGCTCGGCACCGAGATGGCGCGGCGCGGCATCGGCCTCGTCTATGGCGGCGGGCGGCTGGGTCTGATGGGCGTGGTGGCGGACGCGGTGGTCGCGGCGGGCGGCGAGGCGCATGGCGTCATTCCGCAGGCGCTGATCGACCTGGAGGTCGCGCATAAAGGCCTTACCGAATTGCACGTCGTCGGGTCGATGCACGAGCGCAAGGCGAAGATGACGGAACTCACCGACGCCTTCGTGGCGCTGCCCGGCGGCATCGGCACGTTCGACGAATTGTTCGAGGCCTGGACGTGGAATGCCTTGGGCTATCATGCCAAGCCGTTCGCGCTCCTGAACGTCGTGGGCTTCTGGGACGGCATGATCGGCTTTCTCGATGGTGTGACGGCACAAGGCTTCATGTCGCCGGCGCGGCGGGGGCAGCTGCTGGTCGCCGAGACGATCGGCGACGCGATATCGAAACTGGACGCGGCCATTGACGCGGCCGAAGCGAAAATGGTGTGGTGAGGGCCGGTTAGAGCCCGTGGGGGAGGTTTTTCTGAACATGACCAGGATTTTGACCGGCCTTGCCGGCATGGCGCTCATTCTTTTGATCGCGTTCGCGCTCTCCTCCAACCGCCGGGGAATCCGCCTGCGCGTGGTGGGCGCGGCCTTTGCGCTGCAAGCGGGGATCGCGGTGCTGGTGCTCTACGCGCCGTGGGGGCGGCAGGCCCTGGCCTTCGCGTCGGGCGGCGTGTCCAACCTCCTCGGCTATGCCAATGCGGGGACGGCCTTTCTGTTCGGGGGCCTCGCGAGCGATCCGCTGGGGCAGAATTTCGCGATCCAGGCGCTGCCGGTCATCATCTTCTTCGCCGCGCTCATCTCGATCCTCTATTATCTCGGCGTCATGCAGTTCGTGATCCGCTGGATCGGCGGAGGCCTCGAGAAAGTGACCGGCGTGTCGAAGGTGGAATCGCTCTGCGCGGCGGCCAACATCTTCGTCGGGCAGAGCGAATCGCCGCTCGTCATCCGGCCCTATCTTTCGACCCTCACCCCGTCGCAGCTCTTCACCGTGATGACGGTCGGCATGGCGGGCGTGGCGGGCACGATCCTTGCCGCCTACGCCGCGATGGGCATCCGCATCGACTATCTGCTCGCCGCTTCCTTCATGGCGGCGCCGGGCGGCATTCTGATGGCCAAGATCATGATGCCGGACGCGCCGGAGCGTGGGGACGAATTGCCGCTGGGCGACGATCCGGAAGCGGAGACGATCGCGCTCGCCGAAGCGACGCATGACGAGGAAAAGCCCGCCAACATCATCATGGCCGCGAGCCAGGGCGCGCAGACGGGCGTCAAGCTCGCCGTCGCGGTGGGCGCGATGGTGCTCGCCTTCGTGGCGCTCGTCGCGCTCGCCAACGGCCTGCTGTCGGGCGTCGGCGGCTGGTTTGGCATCGAGGGCCTGACCTTCCAGCGCATCGTCGGATACGTCTTCCAGCCGGTCATGTATCTGATCGGCGTGCCGTGGGAGGAAGCCGGGCGCGCGGGCGGGCTGTTCGGCGAAAAGGTCGTGCTCAACGAATTCGTCGCCTTCATCAGCCTCGGCGCGCAGCAGGGCACCTTGTCCCCCGCGACCGTCGCCATCGTCACCTTCGCGCTGTGCGGCTTCGCCAATTTCAGCTCGATCGCGATCCAGATGGCGGTGACGGGCAGCCTTGCCCCGAACCAGCGGCCGGTGATCGCCCGGCTGGGTGTGAAGGCGTTGATCGCGGGCAGCCTCGCCAATTTGATGAGCGCGGCGCTCGCCGGAATGATGATCGGCGCGGCCTGACATCAAGACGCTGGAATTTTTAGGAAAAGCGGATCAAAGGCACAGGCCATGACCAAAGCATCCTCCATCGCCTCCGTCTCGCTCGCCGCGTCCGAAACCGATCCCGAGGGTTTTGCGCGCGAGCTTGGGCAATCGTTCGAACGCTACGGCTTCGCGATCATCGCCGATCACGGGATTCCGGCCGATCTCATCGCCCGCGCGGAGGAGAAGGCGAAGGCCTTCTTCGCGCTGCCGGACGCGGCGAAGCGCGCCTATCATATCCCAGGCGGGGGCGGCGCGCGCGGCTACACGCCATTCGGGATCGAGACCGCCAAGGGCGCGACCGAGCATGATTTGAAGGAATTCTGGCATATCGGCCGGGCGCTTGCCGAGGGGCATCCGTTCAAGGCGGCGATGGCGGACAATATCTGGCCGTCCGAAGTGGAGTCGTTCAAGACAACCTTCCTTGAGCTCTTCGCGGCGTTCGACAAAGCGGGCGGGCGCCTCCTGTCCGCCATCGCCCGCCACCTCGGCCTCGCGCCCGATTTCTTCGAGGATACGGTGCGGGACGGCAACAGCGTGATGCGCCTGCTTCACTATCCGCCGGTTTCGCCGGAAGCCTCGGGCGTCCGCGCGGGCGCGCATGAGGATATCAACACGATCACATTGCTGCTCGGCGCCGAGGAAGCGGGGCTTCAACTGCTCGACCGCGACGGCGAATGGCTGCCGGTGTCGCCGAAGGAAGGCGAGCTCGTCGTCAATATCGGCGACATGCTGCAGCGCCTCACCAACAATGTCCTGAAGTCGACCTCGCACCGCGTCGTCAACCCGCCGCCCGAACGGCGCGGCCATTCGCGCTATTCGATGCCTTTCTTCCTGCACTTCCGTCCCGATTACCTGATCGAGACGCTGCCGGGCTGCGTGTCGGACGAGCGGCCGAACCTCTATCCCGAGCCGATCACCGCGCATGATTTCCTGATGCAGCGGCTGCGCGAGATCAAGCTGGTCTGAAGATCAGCCCGCATCCTTGAGGTTCGCGGGCCCGAAACCGTGCGGGATCAGCTCCGAGATCGGCGTCACCATCGTCTCCGTGCCGTCACCGTTCGATGAGATGACGGCGATGTCGCGGCCGCCGAGTTGCGCGGCCTCCAGGATCGACTGGCGGCAACCCCCGCAGCAGGTGACGATCGACGCGCCGCTCAAAGCGCCGTCCGCGACATGGCCGCCGGAGACGGCGATGCGCGCGATCCTGTCGAGCCCGAACGCGGCCTGGGCGGCGGTGAGCGCCGCAATCTCTCCGCAGACGCCGAGCCGGTAGCAGGCATTTTCCATATTGGCGCCGGTGACGACTTCCCCATCCACCGATTCGATCGCGCAACCGACGCTGAAGCCCGAATAAGGCGCGTAAGCGCGGAGCGCGGCCGTGCGGGCGCGGGCAACGAGGGAGGCGGTGGCGGGATCGGTCATGCCCCGCCTATAGAATGCCTGGCCGCCGCGAGGAAAGCGGGCTGTGACGGGCGCCCTACTGTCCCGCCCCGTCCATAGGCACCAGCAAGCCGTCGATCGGATGAATCGCGCCGTTCGAGGCGAGCGTTTCGCCGCCGACGAGACGGGCACTGCGGCCGTCCGCCGTCTTCACGACGATGGCGTCGCCGTCGCGCGCGAAGCTGAGCGTGCCGCCCGCCATCGTCGTCATTTCCGCCTTGCCCGACGCGACCGCCTTTTGCAGGTCGGCGGCGGTGACGAGGCCGGGGACGATATGGGCGGTGACGAGCGATGCGGCCTGGGCGCGCATCCCTTCCCCCTTCAATTCTTCCACCCGGTCCTTGCCGAGCGCGTCGAAGGCGGCGTTGCGCGGCGCGAAGATCGTATAGGGTCCAACGCCGCCCAGCGCCGTGCCGAGGCCCGCAGCCTTGGCAAGATCGCCGATGGTGCTGGCATCGCCGTCGAGGGCGGCCGTCAGAGACTTGTCGCCCGGCTCCGTGGCGGGAGCGGCGGTGTTGGCGGCGGCCATATCG containing:
- a CDS encoding queuosine precursor transporter, translating into MTTATTSGQSGISRSLFILSIFYGGMTCIAGVLGNKLVALGPLAVEAGIFAFLLLVVTSSAIAETKGRETANKLVLYGFIPLITSMILIRLVLALPPAAFWEEERRVAFDLILNQSARLMLGGMIAYGTSQILNVFIFTKMKRAEGGLLWLRGLVAGVLSQAVDTVIFIFIAFYGVAPVELILPGQLLAKVVLSAILVPPLIYAFVALVKRLDK
- a CDS encoding adenosine kinase, with product MFETKLDVLAIGDAVVDVIANAEDDFLEREGLVKGSMCVLTPEEAERLYAHMGPARETSGGSAANTMAGIAAMGGRAGFVGLVAKDQLGDVFRHDIRAQGVEFATPACADGVPTGRCLILVTPDAQRTMNTFPGAAHCLTHDVLDHDQIRSAAILYLEAYLWRAEGPRAAMKRAMQVARDAGRKVAFTLSDIALIALHRAEFREIIDGGMIDMLFANEEELKALAALPGLDAAIAAIAPKVACLVVTCGAKGARAVAGGESVSVPAVWIDKVVDTTGAGDLFAAGFLIGQARGRSLEDSLKIGALAASEVISHYGARPEADLQELIASI
- a CDS encoding LOG family protein, translated to MKRLAVYCGSSMGADPRFADLARELGTEMARRGIGLVYGGGRLGLMGVVADAVVAAGGEAHGVIPQALIDLEVAHKGLTELHVVGSMHERKAKMTELTDAFVALPGGIGTFDELFEAWTWNALGYHAKPFALLNVVGFWDGMIGFLDGVTAQGFMSPARRGQLLVAETIGDAISKLDAAIDAAEAKMVW
- a CDS encoding NupC/NupG family nucleoside CNT transporter produces the protein MTRILTGLAGMALILLIAFALSSNRRGIRLRVVGAAFALQAGIAVLVLYAPWGRQALAFASGGVSNLLGYANAGTAFLFGGLASDPLGQNFAIQALPVIIFFAALISILYYLGVMQFVIRWIGGGLEKVTGVSKVESLCAAANIFVGQSESPLVIRPYLSTLTPSQLFTVMTVGMAGVAGTILAAYAAMGIRIDYLLAASFMAAPGGILMAKIMMPDAPERGDELPLGDDPEAETIALAEATHDEEKPANIIMAASQGAQTGVKLAVAVGAMVLAFVALVALANGLLSGVGGWFGIEGLTFQRIVGYVFQPVMYLIGVPWEEAGRAGGLFGEKVVLNEFVAFISLGAQQGTLSPATVAIVTFALCGFANFSSIAIQMAVTGSLAPNQRPVIARLGVKALIAGSLANLMSAALAGMMIGAA
- a CDS encoding isopenicillin N synthase family dioxygenase, translating into MTKASSIASVSLAASETDPEGFARELGQSFERYGFAIIADHGIPADLIARAEEKAKAFFALPDAAKRAYHIPGGGGARGYTPFGIETAKGATEHDLKEFWHIGRALAEGHPFKAAMADNIWPSEVESFKTTFLELFAAFDKAGGRLLSAIARHLGLAPDFFEDTVRDGNSVMRLLHYPPVSPEASGVRAGAHEDINTITLLLGAEEAGLQLLDRDGEWLPVSPKEGELVVNIGDMLQRLTNNVLKSTSHRVVNPPPERRGHSRYSMPFFLHFRPDYLIETLPGCVSDERPNLYPEPITAHDFLMQRLREIKLV
- a CDS encoding cytidine deaminase codes for the protein MTDPATASLVARARTAALRAYAPYSGFSVGCAIESVDGEVVTGANMENACYRLGVCGEIAALTAAQAAFGLDRIARIAVSGGHVADGALSGASIVTCCGGCRQSILEAAQLGGRDIAVISSNGDGTETMVTPISELIPHGFGPANLKDAG
- a CDS encoding fasciclin domain-containing protein; protein product: MTRNAASVMLALLALPLAACGDGAGGGGNDMAAANTAAPATEPGDKSLTAALDGDASTIGDLAKAAGLGTALGGVGPYTIFAPRNAAFDALGKDRVEELKGEGMRAQAASLVTAHIVPGLVTAADLQKAVASGKAEMTTMAGGTLSFARDGDAIVVKTADGRSARLVGGETLASNGAIHPIDGLLVPMDGAGQ